Proteins found in one Sorghum bicolor cultivar BTx623 chromosome 1, Sorghum_bicolor_NCBIv3, whole genome shotgun sequence genomic segment:
- the LOC8082323 gene encoding alanine--glyoxylate aminotransferase 2 homolog 3, mitochondrial: MMQLGAARSLVRRFSRLAAAAPADTAAPRMPAFDHVPLPYDGPSAADIARKRAEYLSPSLFHFYSNPLNIVEGKRQYLYDEHGRRYLDAFAGIATVCCGHCHPDVVDAITAQAKRLQHSTVLYLNHAIADFAEALASKLPGDLKVVFFTNSGTEANELAILMARLYTGSHDIISLRNSYHGNAAGTMGATAQKNWKFNVIQSGVHHAVNPDPYRGAFGSDADKYVRDVQEIIEFGTTGHVAGFISEAIQGVGGIVEVSPGYLPLAYDKVRKAGGLCIADEVQAGFARVGSHFWGFETHGVVPDIVTMAKGIGNGIPLGAVVTTPEIAQVLTRRCYFNTFGGNPLCTAGGLAVLKVLEKEKLQENAFVVGSYLKDRLRGLQEKHDIIGDVRGTGFMLGVELVTDRQLKTPAKDEICHAMEHMKDMGVLVGKGGFYGNVFRITPPLCFTKEDADFFVEVMDIALSKL; encoded by the exons ATGATGCAGCTGGGGGCGGCTAGGAGTTTGGTGAGGAGGTTCTCCCGTCTCGCCGCCGCGGCCCCGGCCGATACGGCGGCGCCGAGAATGCCGGCGTTCGACCACGTCCCGCTGCCCTACGACGGGCCCAGCGCCGCCGACATCGCCCGCAAGCGCGCCGAGTACCTCAGCCCGTCCCTCTTCCACTTCTACTCCAACCCT CTGAACATCGTGGAGGGGAAGAGGCAGTACCTGTACGACGAGCACGGGCGGCGCTACCTGGACGCGTTCGCGGGCATCGCCACCGTGTGCTGCGGCCACTGCCACCCCGACGTCGTGGACGCGATCACCGCGCAGGCCAAGCGACTGCAGCACTCCACCGTGCTCTACCTCAACCACGCCATCGCCGATTTCGCCGAGGCGCTGGCATCCAAGCTGCCCGGAGATCTTAAG gtcgtcttcttcaccaactccggcaCGGAGGCGAACGAGCTCGCCATCCTGATGGCGCGGCTGTACACCGGCTCCCACGACATCATCTCCCTCCGCAACTCCTACCACGGGAACGCGGCCGGCACCATGGGAGCCACCGCGCAGAAGAACTGGAAGTTCAACGTCATCCAG AGCGGCGTGCACCACGCCGTGAACCCTGACCCCTACAGAGGCGCCTTCGGCTCCGACGCCGACAAGTACGTCCGGGACGTGCAGGAGATCATCGAGTTCGGCACCACCGGCCATGTCGCCGGCTTCATATCCGAAGCCATCCAG GGTGTGGGTGGAATCGTGGAGGTGTCACCGGGGTACCTGCCGCTGGCGTACGACAAGGTCCGGAAGGCCGGCGGGCTCTGCATCGCCGACGAGGTCCAGGCGGGATTCGCCCGCGTCGGCAGCCACTTCTGGGGGTTCGAGACCCACGGCGTGGTCCCCGACATCGTGACCATGGCAAAG GGCATCGGCAACGGCATCCCTCTCGGCGCCGTGGTGACGACGCCGGAGATCGCACAGGTGCTGACCCGGCGCTGCTACTTCAACACGTTCGGCGGCAACCCGCTGTGCACCGCCGGCGGGCTCGCCGTCCTCAAGGTGCTCGAGAAGGAGAAGCTCCAGGAGAACGCCTTCGTCGTCGGCTCCTACCTCAAGGATCGCCTTCGTGGTCTCCAGGAGAAGCACGACA TCATCGGCGACGTGAGGGGAACAGGTTTCATGCTCGGTGTCGAGCTCGTCACCGACCGGCAGCTCAAGACACCGGCGAAAGATGAGATCTGCCATGCCATGGAACATATGAAAG ATATGGGAGTCTTGGTCGGCAAAGGCGGGTTTTATGGGAACGTCTTCAGGATCACTCCCCCTCTATGCTTCACCAAGGAAGATGCAGATTTCTTCGTTGAAGTGATGGACATTGCCCTGTCGAAGCTCTGA